A genome region from Rickettsiales endosymbiont of Stachyamoeba lipophora includes the following:
- the rmuC gene encoding DNA recombination protein RmuC — MIFILSAVNLVCISLFIFFKIKDQVKINKLEQIYTEALKNEASLSTTNQYLEKQIAEFKQQIDNLQNKNQEFITQINQLNQQYHIKATLLTEKELQIKEWEELKKESINNAKAAVFEVGQQLSQQLIELSKQENKQIQETAHQQFHKTSQAVHEEFIKIINMVSSLKDDVQSSNDYLDNIKRALLSPTSAGQLAEITLENILKASGLISGVDFMMQYHTTKDDGSSLRPDAVLFLPNNNLIIIDSKASKFFMEFSEQELSPELIKNLLLTMSNHLKSLVSKEYKDNVNKHFIKNNKQINHISLMMFVPSETALEKIQQLDKNFMNKAWDLSIFPIGPAGLVNILSQAKFVINENKKSEHTDKILEQVSKLITGLTTVTEHARKIGNNIRQLSQNYDKLAASFNGNLLPKVNKINAMGINDKNARIPLIDRHQLISMTDELKEDNDNDTTEQPTLELTE; from the coding sequence ATGATCTTTATATTAAGCGCTGTCAACTTAGTTTGCATCTCTCTTTTTATATTTTTTAAAATTAAAGATCAGGTAAAAATTAACAAACTAGAACAAATTTACACTGAAGCATTAAAAAATGAAGCAAGCCTAAGTACTACTAACCAATATCTTGAAAAGCAAATTGCTGAGTTTAAACAGCAAATTGATAATTTACAAAATAAGAACCAAGAATTTATAACGCAAATTAATCAACTAAACCAGCAATATCATATCAAAGCCACTTTACTAACAGAAAAAGAACTGCAAATTAAAGAATGGGAAGAATTAAAAAAAGAATCAATCAACAATGCCAAAGCAGCAGTATTTGAAGTAGGACAACAGCTTTCCCAACAATTAATTGAGCTAAGCAAGCAAGAGAATAAGCAAATTCAAGAAACAGCCCATCAACAATTTCATAAAACCTCTCAGGCGGTACATGAAGAGTTTATTAAGATTATTAATATGGTCTCTTCACTTAAAGATGATGTTCAATCATCCAACGATTATTTAGATAATATTAAACGAGCTTTACTCTCTCCCACTTCTGCAGGGCAGCTTGCTGAAATTACTTTAGAAAACATTCTAAAAGCTTCAGGCCTGATTAGTGGAGTAGATTTCATGATGCAATATCACACTACCAAAGATGATGGCAGCAGCCTAAGACCTGATGCAGTGCTATTCTTACCTAATAACAATCTTATCATCATTGACAGTAAGGCTTCTAAGTTTTTTATGGAATTTAGCGAGCAAGAATTAAGTCCTGAACTTATAAAAAACCTATTACTCACTATGTCTAACCATTTAAAATCCTTAGTGAGTAAAGAATACAAAGACAATGTGAATAAACATTTTATAAAAAACAACAAACAAATAAATCATATTTCACTAATGATGTTTGTCCCAAGCGAAACTGCTTTAGAAAAAATTCAACAGCTTGATAAAAACTTTATGAACAAGGCGTGGGACTTAAGCATCTTTCCAATAGGCCCGGCAGGCTTAGTCAACATTTTATCTCAGGCAAAATTTGTAATTAATGAAAATAAAAAAAGCGAACATACTGATAAAATTCTTGAGCAAGTATCAAAACTTATTACAGGACTCACCACTGTAACCGAGCATGCTCGCAAAATTGGCAATAATATTCGCCAGCTAAGTCAGAATTACGATAAGCTTGCTGCTTCATTTAACGGCAATCTGCTGCCTAAGGTAAATAAAATCAATGCTATGGGTATTAATGATAAGAATGCCAGGATACCGCTTATCGACCGTCATCAATTAATTAGCATGACAGATGAATTAAAAGAAGATAATGATAATGACACTACTGAGCAACCCACATTAGAACTCACTGAATAA
- the truB gene encoding tRNA pseudouridine(55) synthase TruB, with amino-acid sequence MSDYNINSILLINKTVGPSSGFIINQLKRLIKPRKIGHAGTLDPFADGLLPVAVNEATKILEYITDTDKEYIFTIQFGTETDTQDNTGQIINTCDNKIIQQQLEVSLPLFTGKITQIPSKFSAIKINGQRSYNLARANIDFEVPSRQITIHSLKLLNFEESSQQATLKVACSKGTYVRTLGSDIAKNLGTYGYLIKLTRTKVGKFKLENAILVENFKEVMHNANLNLGIPISNTLDDIPVVELDALNSRRLYHGQQLNLNLELVDQTKALITYNQQPVAMIEYKGGNVKPLKVFNIIDFNLGE; translated from the coding sequence ATGTCTGATTATAATATCAATTCTATCTTACTGATTAACAAAACTGTAGGCCCATCATCAGGGTTTATTATTAATCAGCTTAAAAGACTGATTAAACCACGAAAAATTGGTCATGCAGGTACACTTGATCCGTTTGCAGATGGTTTGCTACCCGTAGCGGTCAATGAAGCCACTAAAATTCTTGAATATATTACTGATACCGATAAAGAATATATTTTTACTATTCAATTTGGCACAGAAACTGATACTCAAGATAATACCGGCCAAATCATTAATACCTGCGATAACAAGATTATCCAACAACAATTAGAAGTAAGCTTGCCTTTATTTACCGGCAAGATCACTCAGATTCCTTCTAAATTTAGTGCAATCAAAATCAATGGCCAAAGAAGCTACAATCTAGCCCGAGCTAATATTGATTTTGAAGTTCCTTCCCGCCAAATTACCATTCACTCGCTAAAATTACTTAACTTTGAAGAAAGTTCTCAGCAAGCCACTCTAAAAGTTGCCTGCTCTAAGGGAACTTATGTAAGAACATTAGGATCCGATATCGCTAAAAATTTAGGAACCTATGGCTATTTAATTAAACTTACACGCACCAAAGTTGGAAAATTTAAACTAGAGAATGCAATTTTAGTAGAAAACTTTAAAGAAGTAATGCATAATGCGAATTTGAATTTAGGGATACCTATTTCAAATACACTGGACGACATCCCGGTAGTTGAATTAGATGCTTTAAATTCCAGACGCCTTTACCATGGTCAACAGCTCAATTTAAATCTTGAACTTGTAGATCAAACTAAGGCTTTAATAACCTACAATCAGCAACCTGTTGCCATGATTGAATATAAGGGTGGAAATGTAAAACCCTTAAAAGTTTTTAATATAATCGATTTTAATTTAGGAGAATAA
- the rpsO gene encoding 30S ribosomal protein S15 — protein MSITNQRKLELIKEYQLSANDTGSVEVQVAILTERINNLVEHFKINKKDHHSRRGLLMLVGTRRRLLEYLKKKGYSRYQSLIERLGLRK, from the coding sequence ATGTCGATTACCAATCAAAGAAAGCTAGAGCTTATTAAAGAATATCAACTAAGTGCAAATGATACCGGCTCAGTAGAAGTGCAAGTAGCAATTTTAACTGAACGTATTAACAATCTAGTTGAACATTTTAAAATCAACAAAAAAGACCACCATTCAAGAAGAGGACTACTTATGCTCGTAGGAACACGTCGTCGTTTACTTGAATATTTAAAGAAGAAAGGATATAGCCGTTATCAAAGTTTAATTGAAAGACTCGGATTACGTAAATAA
- the pnp gene encoding polyribonucleotide nucleotidyltransferase, which yields MFHTVTKSIEWGGRTLTLETGKVARQACGAVMVSYGNTKVLCTVVSSRESKEGIDFFPLTVVYQEKHFAAGRIPGGFLKRESKPSEKEVLTSRLIDRSIRPLFPKNYYNDTQVICTVLSHDLVNDSDMPALIGAAAAIAISDIPFSANLAGSKIGLIDGNFILNPNYKQVQESDLELVIAGTHDSVLMVESEAYELSEAKMLEALRFGHEAFQPVIKLIEELRSEAGKPKRIITDNHDPELKILIKNFVQDRILDAFKVQEKQPRRELLAQIKEDTLAHFTAQEYDINLVATKLKKLESEIIREQIVKHNKRIDGRDSKSIRPIECEVDYLPQTHGSALFTRGETQAIVVTTLGSSQDEQIIDSLESGEIKEAFNLHYNFPPFSVGEVSMMRAPGRREIGHGKLAWRALRPVLPSKDVFPYTIRVVSEITESNGSSSMASVCGGTLSLMDAGVPIKSPVAGIAMGLIKEQDSFVVLSDILGDEDHLGDMDFKVTATDDGLTALQMDIKVTGINFEIIETAIHQARQGVHHILGIMKKTLSEPRKELSHNAPTIFTTQINKDKIKDLIGPGGKHIREICDLAKVKIDILEDGTVKIFASNKDSLNIAIEMVESIAGEPQIDQVYLGKVTSVVDFGAFITLPGNREGLLHISEINKNRSESIHDNIHKGDTLWVKVSGIDNRGKVKLTKRDIDQETGQEIVATASSDE from the coding sequence ATGTTTCATACAGTAACAAAATCAATTGAATGGGGTGGGCGTACCTTAACGCTTGAAACCGGTAAAGTTGCACGCCAAGCATGCGGCGCTGTAATGGTTTCTTATGGCAATACTAAAGTATTATGTACTGTAGTATCATCTAGAGAATCTAAAGAAGGTATCGACTTCTTTCCATTAACAGTAGTATACCAAGAAAAACACTTTGCTGCAGGAAGAATACCAGGCGGCTTTTTAAAACGTGAAAGCAAACCAAGTGAAAAAGAAGTCTTAACTTCAAGGCTTATTGATCGCTCAATTCGCCCTCTCTTTCCAAAAAATTACTATAATGATACTCAAGTTATTTGTACCGTTCTATCCCATGATTTAGTTAATGATTCTGATATGCCAGCCTTAATTGGAGCTGCAGCGGCCATTGCAATTTCGGATATTCCGTTTAGTGCTAATCTTGCCGGTTCAAAAATTGGTTTGATTGATGGTAATTTTATTTTAAACCCTAACTACAAACAAGTTCAAGAATCAGATTTAGAATTAGTAATTGCTGGTACTCATGATTCCGTATTGATGGTGGAATCTGAAGCTTACGAACTTTCTGAAGCTAAGATGCTTGAAGCTTTAAGATTTGGCCATGAGGCATTTCAACCGGTAATCAAATTAATTGAAGAATTACGTAGTGAAGCTGGAAAACCAAAAAGAATTATTACTGATAACCACGATCCTGAACTTAAAATTTTAATTAAAAATTTTGTTCAAGATCGTATTCTAGATGCATTCAAAGTTCAAGAAAAACAACCGCGCCGCGAATTACTTGCACAAATTAAAGAAGATACCTTAGCTCATTTTACTGCTCAAGAGTATGATATTAATTTAGTTGCTACTAAACTTAAAAAATTAGAAAGCGAAATTATTCGTGAGCAAATTGTAAAACATAACAAACGTATTGATGGTAGAGATAGCAAATCAATCAGACCAATTGAGTGTGAAGTTGATTACTTACCACAGACTCATGGTTCTGCATTATTTACTCGTGGCGAAACCCAAGCAATTGTAGTTACAACTTTAGGCTCATCCCAAGATGAACAAATTATCGACAGCTTAGAAAGTGGCGAAATAAAAGAGGCATTTAACCTTCATTACAACTTCCCTCCATTTTCCGTTGGTGAAGTATCTATGATGAGAGCACCAGGACGCCGTGAAATCGGCCATGGAAAACTTGCATGGCGCGCATTAAGACCAGTATTACCTAGCAAAGATGTTTTCCCCTATACTATTAGAGTAGTATCAGAAATTACTGAATCAAATGGTTCATCTTCAATGGCTTCCGTTTGCGGTGGGACTTTATCTCTTATGGATGCAGGAGTACCGATTAAATCGCCGGTAGCTGGTATTGCTATGGGACTTATCAAAGAACAAGATAGCTTTGTAGTATTATCAGATATTTTAGGGGATGAAGATCATTTAGGTGATATGGACTTTAAAGTAACTGCAACCGATGATGGACTAACTGCACTTCAAATGGATATTAAAGTTACTGGTATTAACTTTGAAATTATTGAAACAGCCATTCATCAAGCACGCCAGGGCGTTCATCATATTTTAGGCATTATGAAAAAGACCTTAAGCGAGCCACGCAAAGAGCTTAGCCATAATGCTCCTACTATTTTCACCACTCAAATCAACAAGGACAAAATTAAAGATTTAATTGGTCCTGGTGGTAAGCATATTAGAGAGATTTGTGACCTTGCTAAAGTAAAAATTGATATTTTAGAAGATGGCACTGTCAAAATTTTTGCAAGCAATAAAGATTCTCTTAATATTGCAATCGAAATGGTAGAAAGCATCGCTGGTGAACCACAGATTGATCAAGTTTACTTAGGTAAAGTAACTTCAGTGGTTGATTTTGGTGCATTTATTACGCTACCAGGTAACCGTGAAGGATTACTTCATATTAGTGAGATTAACAAAAATCGTTCAGAATCAATTCATGATAATATTCATAAAGGTGACACTTTATGGGTTAAAGTTAGCGGTATTGACAACAGAGGTAAAGTTAAACTTACTAAGCGCGATATCGATCAAGAAACAGGGCAAGAAATCGTTGCAACTGCAAGCTCAGATGAGTAG
- a CDS encoding ankyrin repeat domain-containing protein: MFQWINTTWTTTTTSLGNGFNQVVQIIKKEIEAINLDILRNNIVNIISNTEITEANAIIEIDRCLLGCDAKQQETILNGLYIGETLLNKAATLNKSKILRHLINLGADLNVKSREDYNALHVAVLNDSMECIETLITPLFGPAPSTQPLQPTQEQVSALVGEKNNQGNTALHLAILHNRLDVAKLLIQQQPSSLSKTNNDGNTALHIAALHNNVAAINFLVLFDTISSTPSLQPTQEQISALVGKKNNQGNTALHLTVIGSNIQTIKKLITISPNIAEKNKEGNTILHLAILHNRLDVAELLAQQQQPNLISATNNDGNTALHIAALHNNVAAINFLMKHGADLTTQGQDSSTPFQLATAHSQKDATITLFKHHAQRDNVHSLGKTWQDAKDTLIPGTAVTLTTEQEIQKIIRNAKIKHYAKNIVLGILSTVAAGLVAYVIARLCAPKQAAWLTKEVSAKCSDFAKVTSNGIYNGLNYTSEVCKSLGSSLVSTGHWATSVLQNRTQAGKVAIR, encoded by the coding sequence ATGTTTCAGTGGATAAACACAACGTGGACAACTACAACCACCTCTTTGGGTAATGGGTTTAATCAAGTTGTGCAAATAATTAAAAAAGAAATAGAAGCTATAAATTTAGACATTCTACGGAACAACATTGTTAATATTATTAGTAATACAGAAATAACTGAAGCCAATGCAATTATAGAAATTGATAGATGCTTACTAGGCTGTGATGCAAAGCAGCAAGAAACAATTCTGAATGGTTTATATATTGGTGAGACTCTACTCAATAAAGCAGCAACCCTTAATAAATCCAAAATACTGCGCCACTTAATTAACTTAGGCGCCGATTTAAACGTTAAAAGCAGAGAGGACTATAATGCTTTGCATGTAGCTGTACTCAATGATAGCATGGAATGTATTGAGACATTAATAACCCCTTTGTTTGGCCCTGCGCCATCAACACAACCATTACAACCAACACAGGAACAAGTATCCGCTCTTGTAGGTGAAAAAAATAACCAAGGTAATACTGCCCTTCATTTAGCCATATTACATAATCGCCTTGATGTTGCTAAGCTGCTAATTCAACAGCAACCTAGTTCACTTTCCAAAACTAACAATGATGGCAATACTGCCCTGCATATAGCCGCTTTGCACAACAATGTAGCTGCTATTAATTTTCTTGTTTTGTTTGACACTATCTCATCAACGCCATCATTACAACCAACGCAGGAACAAATCTCCGCTCTTGTAGGTAAGAAAAACAACCAAGGTAATACTGCCCTTCATTTAACGGTAATTGGTAGTAATATCCAAACTATTAAAAAACTTATTACCATTAGCCCAAATATTGCTGAAAAGAATAAAGAAGGCAATACCATACTGCATTTAGCCATATTACATAACCGCCTCGATGTTGCAGAACTACTAGCCCAGCAACAACAACCCAACTTAATTTCTGCCACTAATAATGATGGTAATACTGCCTTGCATATAGCCGCTTTGCACAACAATGTGGCTGCTATTAATTTCCTTATGAAGCATGGGGCTGATCTTACTACACAAGGCCAGGACTCTAGTACTCCATTCCAGCTAGCAACTGCTCATTCACAAAAGGATGCTACTATAACATTATTTAAACATCATGCCCAAAGAGATAATGTTCATTCTTTAGGCAAAACCTGGCAAGATGCAAAAGATACTTTAATCCCAGGTACAGCAGTTACTCTAACTACAGAACAAGAGATCCAAAAAATTATTAGAAATGCTAAAATTAAACATTATGCAAAAAATATTGTTTTAGGGATATTAAGTACTGTTGCAGCAGGCTTGGTTGCTTATGTTATAGCTAGGCTTTGTGCACCAAAGCAAGCTGCATGGCTCACTAAGGAAGTTTCAGCTAAATGTTCTGATTTTGCCAAAGTTACCTCTAACGGTATATATAATGGTTTAAATTATACCAGCGAAGTTTGCAAATCACTAGGAAGCTCTTTAGTCTCTACAGGTCATTGGGCAACATCTGTGCTTCAAAATAGAACACAAGCTGGGAAAGTAGCCATTAGATAG